From Camelina sativa cultivar DH55 chromosome 7, Cs, whole genome shotgun sequence, one genomic window encodes:
- the LOC104703825 gene encoding pentatricopeptide repeat-containing protein At1g62260, mitochondrial-like: MIRSRSALLILRKVYRPSCDKCLCANSFSSTSASSSMGFRATNKELNQMIRSGYIAEAREIFEKLKARNTVTWNTMISGYVKRREMNKARKLFDEMPVRDVVSWNAMISGYVSCGGVRFLEEARKLFDEMPSRDSFSWNTMISGYAKNRKVSEAFLLFEKMPERNGVSWSAMITGFCHNGEVNRAVELFRRMPEKDSSSLCALVAGLIKNERLEEAACVLSQYGSIDSGKEDLVYAYNTLIVGYGQRGQVEAARRLFDQIPDDHHHHHHGGEFRDRFHRNVVSWNSMIKSYLKVGDVVSARLLFDQMKDRDTISWNTMIDGYVHVSRMEEAFDLFTEMSNPDTHSWNMMVSGYASVGNVELARHYFEKTPEKTTVSWNTIIAAYEKNKDYKEAVDVFIRMNIEGEKPDPHTLTSLLSVSTGLVNLRLGMQMHQIVLKTVIPDVPVHNALITMYSRCGELMESRRIFDDMKLKREVITWNAMIGGYAFHGNALEALNLFWLMKCNRIHPSHITFVSVLNACAHAGLVDEAKAQFVSMMSEYSIKPQMEHYSSLVNVISGQGQFVEAMDVIKSMPFEPDKTVWGGLLDACRIYNNVALAHVAAEAMSRLEPESSTPYVLLYNMYADMGLWDKASEVRMKMESKRIKKERGSSWV, translated from the exons TATCGACCATCATGTGATAAATGTTTATGTGCAAACTCATTCTCCTCTACTTCAGCTTCGTCAAGCATGGGTTTTCGAGCGACGAACAAGGAGTTAAACCAGATGATAAGATCGGGTTACATCGCCGAAGCTAGAGAGATTTTCGAGAAATTGAAGGCGAGGAACACGGTGACATGGAACACGATGATAAGCGGGTATGTGAAAAGGCGGGAAATGAATAAAGCACGGAaactgttcgacgaaatgcctgtgagagatgttgtttcttggaaCGCGATGATTTCGGGTTACGTTTCATGTGGTGGGGTTAGGTTTCTTGAAGAAGCAAGGAagctgttcgatgaaatgccttcAAGGGATTCTTTTTCTTGGAACACTATGATTAGTGGTTATGCGAAGAATAGGAAGGTAAGTGAAGCTTTCTTGTTATTTGAGAAAATGCCTGAGAGAAATGGTGTGTCGTGGAGTGCTATGATCACTGGGTTTTGTCACAACGGTGAAGTGAATCGCGCGGTTGAGTTGTTTCGGAGAATGCCTGAGAAGGATTCGTCTTCTTTATGTGCACTTGTGGCTGGTCTTATTAAAAACGAGAGACTTGAAGAAGCTGCTTGTGTTTTGAGTCAATATGGTAGTATAGATTCAGGGAAGGAAGATTTGGTTTATGCTTATAATACTttgattgttggatatgggcagAGAGGACAAGTAGAAGCAGCTCGACGTCTGTTTGATCAGATTcctgatgatcatcatcatcatcatcatggagGTGAGTTTAGAGACAGATTCCATAGAAATGTTGTATCTTGGAACTCCATGATCAAATCTTACTTGAAAGTAGGTGATGTGGTGTCTGCTCGGTTGTTATTTGATCAGATGAAAGACCGTGATACGATTTCTTGGAACACTATGATTGATGGATACGTACATGTGTCTAGGATGGAAGAGGCTTTTGATCTGTTTACGGAAATGTCAAACCCTGATACACACTCGTGGAACATGATGGTCTCGGGTTATGCTAGTGTTGGCAACGTAGAGCTCGCTCGTCATTACTTTGAAAAAACGCCGGAGAAAACTACAGTATCGTGGAACACTATTATAGCAGCTTACGAGAAAAACAAGGACTACAAAGAAGCTGTTGATGTGTTTATCCGGATGAAC ATTGAAGGAGAGAAGCCTGACCCACATACTCTAACTTCTCTTCTCAGTGTATCAACCGGGCTTGTGAATCTACGCTTGGGGATGCAGATGCACCAAATCGTTTTGAAGACTGTGATCCCTGACGTGCCTGTCCACAATGCGCTTATCACTATGTATTCGAGATGCGGCGAGTTAATGGAGTCGAGGAGAATCTTTGATGACATGAAACTCAAAAGAGAAGTAATTACATGGAATGCAATGATAGGAGGGTATGCTTTCCATGGTAATGCCTTAGAGGCCTTGAATCTGTTCTGGTTGATGAAATGCAACAGGATACATCCTTCTCACATAACATTCGTCTCGGTTCTGAATGCTTGTGCTCACGCGGGACTTGTTGATGAGGCTAAAGCACAGTTTGTGTCTATGATGAGTGAGTACAGTATCAAGCCGCAGATGGAACATTACTCTTCCCTGGTCAATGTAATCAGTGGACAAGGGCAGTTTGTAGAGGCTATGGATGTGATAAAGAGTATGCCTTTTGAGCCAGACAAGACGGTATGGGGTGGATTATTAGATGCTTGTAGGATTTATAACAATGTAGCACTCGCACATGTTGCAGCTGAAGCAATGTCGAGACTCGAACCAGAGAGCTCAACACCTTATGTACTGTTGTACAACATGTATGCGGACATGGGACTGTGGGACAAAGCTTCTGAAGTGAGAATGAAGATGGAGAGTAAAAGAATCAAAAAGGAAAGAGGATCAAGTTGGGTTTGA